A region of candidate division WOR-3 bacterium DNA encodes the following proteins:
- a CDS encoding CoB--CoM heterodisulfide reductase iron-sulfur subunit A family protein, whose translation MNSVKHNGEIRIGVYICHCGTNIAGKVKIEEVVKHAQNLPNVVVARDYKYMCSDPGQDLIKKDIKELKLNRIVVASCSPHLHEHTFRKAIEEAGLNPFYFQMANIREHVSWVTKDSQEATEKAKAMVKAAVYRVVFHEALEKTKEKINPNVLIIGGGIAGITAALTIADAGKKVYLVEREPSIGGHMAKFDKTFPTLDCASCILTPKMTAVKDHPNIELFTYSEVESVDGYVGNFKVKIRKKPRYVDIEKCVGCYECIKNCVYKEGKFPNEFDEGLSKRKPIYIPFPQAVPLAAIIDPATCIQFLSGKCKKTCQEACERGAIDFNMREEIIEVEVGAIIVSTGFKIFDPSQIPQYGYGRYPNVYTSLEVERLVNSSGPTGGEIILRDGRTPKSVGIVHCVGSRDKNYNIWCSRVCCMYSLKLAHLIKERTGAEVYNFYIDMRTPGKGYEEFYLKLMEEGVHFIRGKVAEVTDWAITPEEEGKLIIRVEDTLIGVVRRIPVDMVILSVGLTPQPDADEVRKLLNISCSKEGWFLERHPKLAPVSTFTDGVFIAGACQGPKDIPDTVAQAEAAAAEALALIDKSEISLEPNTAFINEEKCSGCHICIGLCPYSAISFNEEKKVAQINEALCKGCGVCVAACPSKAAQQRLFLDEQIYAEIEGALV comes from the coding sequence ATGAATAGCGTAAAACATAATGGTGAAATAAGAATAGGGGTTTATATATGCCATTGTGGAACAAATATAGCAGGGAAAGTTAAGATAGAAGAAGTAGTAAAGCATGCACAGAATTTACCAAATGTTGTAGTAGCAAGAGATTATAAATATATGTGTTCTGATCCTGGACAGGATTTAATAAAGAAAGATATAAAGGAACTGAAATTAAATAGAATTGTTGTAGCCTCCTGCTCTCCCCATCTTCATGAACACACCTTCAGGAAAGCAATTGAGGAGGCAGGACTTAACCCCTTTTATTTCCAGATGGCAAACATAAGGGAGCATGTATCCTGGGTAACAAAGGACTCACAAGAAGCAACAGAAAAAGCCAAAGCCATGGTAAAAGCAGCTGTTTACAGAGTTGTTTTTCACGAAGCACTTGAAAAGACGAAAGAAAAAATAAATCCAAATGTCCTTATTATTGGTGGTGGTATAGCAGGAATTACTGCTGCTTTAACAATTGCAGATGCTGGGAAAAAAGTCTATCTTGTTGAGAGGGAACCATCAATAGGTGGTCATATGGCAAAATTTGATAAAACTTTCCCAACCCTTGACTGTGCTTCCTGTATTTTAACACCCAAAATGACTGCTGTTAAAGACCACCCAAACATTGAACTTTTTACCTACTCAGAAGTAGAAAGTGTAGATGGTTATGTTGGTAACTTTAAAGTAAAAATTAGAAAAAAACCAAGATATGTTGATATTGAAAAATGTGTTGGATGTTACGAGTGTATAAAAAATTGCGTTTATAAAGAAGGAAAATTTCCAAATGAATTTGATGAAGGTCTTTCAAAAAGAAAACCAATTTACATTCCTTTCCCCCAGGCTGTTCCTCTTGCTGCTATAATAGATCCTGCTACATGTATTCAGTTTTTATCAGGAAAATGCAAAAAAACCTGTCAGGAAGCCTGTGAGAGGGGAGCAATAGACTTTAATATGAGAGAGGAGATAATTGAAGTTGAAGTAGGAGCTATAATAGTTTCAACAGGATTTAAAATTTTTGACCCTTCACAAATTCCCCAGTATGGATACGGGAGATATCCAAATGTTTATACTTCACTTGAGGTAGAAAGACTCGTAAACTCCTCTGGACCCACAGGAGGCGAAATTATTTTAAGGGATGGAAGAACACCAAAATCCGTTGGAATTGTTCACTGTGTTGGTTCAAGGGATAAAAACTATAACATATGGTGTTCAAGAGTATGCTGTATGTATTCACTTAAACTTGCCCACCTTATAAAAGAAAGAACAGGTGCTGAGGTCTATAACTTTTATATTGATATGAGGACACCTGGAAAAGGGTATGAGGAGTTTTATCTTAAATTGATGGAAGAAGGAGTCCATTTTATAAGAGGTAAAGTTGCCGAAGTTACTGATTGGGCAATTACACCTGAAGAAGAAGGTAAATTAATAATAAGAGTGGAGGATACCCTTATCGGTGTTGTAAGGAGAATACCAGTAGATATGGTTATTCTCTCAGTTGGTCTCACCCCTCAACCTGATGCCGATGAAGTAAGGAAACTCTTAAATATTTCCTGTTCAAAAGAAGGATGGTTTCTTGAAAGACACCCAAAACTTGCTCCTGTTTCCACATTTACAGATGGAGTTTTTATTGCAGGTGCATGTCAGGGTCCAAAAGATATTCCAGATACAGTAGCTCAAGCAGAAGCAGCTGCAGCAGAAGCTCTTGCTCTCATTGATAAATCCGAAATTTCCCTTGAACCCAATACAGCTTTTATTAATGAAGAAAAATGTTCAGGCTGCCATATATGCATTGGTCTTTGCCCCTATTCTGCCATTTCTTTCAATGAAGAAAAGAAAGTTGCTCAGATAAACGAAGCACTCTGTAAGGGATGTGGAGTTTGTGTTGCTGCCTGCCCATCTAAGGCAGCACAGCAAAGATTATTCCTCGATGAACAAATTTACGCTGAAATTGAAGGTGCTTTAGTTTAA
- a CDS encoding CoB--CoM heterodisulfide reductase iron-sulfur subunit B family protein, with amino-acid sequence MNDKKYFYYPGCSLKGTGKSYEKSLLAVFKYLEIEMPELPDWNCCGATTYMSIDELASFKMAVRNLSIAEKEDRDIIAPCSACYMVLNKTLHFIKEYPDIREKVCEAVKKANINELYEGKVKVRHPLDILINEVGIDKIKSKIKRTLAGIRVFSYYGCLLTRPFTDFDNPRYPVNLDRIVEATGAETVESALKTKCCGGSLSGTIEEVGLRLSYLILREAKRKGAHLIVTVCPLCQFNLEVYQDRMEKMFKDKLSIPVIYFTQLLGVALGIEEKELGFNHHIIYPEILYQKAAV; translated from the coding sequence ATGAATGATAAAAAATATTTTTATTATCCTGGCTGCTCATTAAAGGGGACAGGAAAATCTTATGAAAAGTCACTTCTCGCTGTTTTTAAATATCTTGAAATAGAAATGCCTGAACTTCCAGACTGGAATTGCTGTGGCGCTACTACATACATGTCAATTGATGAGCTTGCATCTTTTAAAATGGCTGTAAGAAATCTTTCAATAGCTGAAAAAGAAGATAGGGACATCATAGCACCATGTTCAGCATGTTATATGGTGTTAAACAAAACACTGCATTTTATTAAGGAATACCCTGATATAAGAGAAAAAGTTTGTGAAGCAGTAAAAAAAGCAAACATCAACGAATTATACGAAGGAAAAGTAAAAGTGAGACATCCTCTTGATATTTTAATAAACGAGGTGGGAATTGATAAAATAAAATCAAAGATCAAAAGGACACTCGCAGGAATCAGAGTATTTTCTTATTATGGATGTCTTCTCACAAGACCCTTTACAGATTTTGATAACCCCCGCTATCCTGTAAATCTTGATAGGATTGTTGAGGCAACTGGTGCTGAAACTGTTGAAAGTGCTTTAAAAACTAAATGTTGCGGAGGATCCCTTTCAGGAACAATAGAAGAAGTTGGACTCCGTCTTTCTTACCTTATATTAAGAGAAGCAAAAAGAAAAGGTGCCCATTTAATTGTCACAGTTTGTCCCTTATGTCAGTTCAATCTTGAAGTTTATCAAGATAGAATGGAAAAAATGTTTAAGGATAAACTCTCTATACCCGTTATTTACTTTACACAACTTCTTGGTGTTGCTTTAGGTATTGAAGAAAAAGAACTTGGATTTAATCATCATATTATTTACCCTGAAATTTTATATCAAAAAGCAGCAGTTTAA
- a CDS encoding 4Fe-4S dicluster domain-containing protein produces MEKFKRTIKYESELNRDFTKEVINSPGGEGILECIQCGTCSGTCPLSIYMDYPPRRIIAMVREGFKDEVLSSKTIWLCASCYSCQVECPQNIKITYIMYALKRMAIKEGKYPKKFQIPVLAKTFYDMVSKNGRQSEARLVMNLWLKTSLLKIFKNSLFGLKLLNKGRLSFKEEKIKDKKTLKKLLKEA; encoded by the coding sequence ATGGAAAAATTTAAAAGAACAATTAAGTATGAAAGTGAACTTAACAGGGATTTTACAAAAGAAGTTATAAATTCTCCAGGTGGTGAAGGCATTTTAGAATGTATACAGTGTGGAACATGTTCTGGAACATGTCCCCTTTCAATTTATATGGATTACCCACCAAGAAGAATAATTGCGATGGTAAGAGAAGGATTCAAAGATGAGGTTCTTTCATCAAAGACAATATGGTTATGTGCTTCTTGCTATTCCTGTCAGGTGGAATGTCCTCAGAACATTAAGATCACATACATAATGTATGCCCTTAAAAGAATGGCTATAAAAGAAGGAAAGTATCCTAAGAAATTCCAGATTCCGGTTTTAGCAAAAACCTTCTATGATATGGTCTCAAAAAATGGAAGACAATCTGAAGCAAGGCTTGTTATGAATTTATGGTTAAAAACATCACTTTTAAAAATCTTTAAAAATTCTCTTTTTGGTTTAAAACTTTTAAATAAAGGAAGATTGAGTTTCAAAGAAGAAAAAATAAAGGATAAAAAAACCCTCAAAAAACTTTTGAAGGAGGCTTAA